The Stenotrophomonas sp. BIO128-Bstrain region GCGGGCGGCATCGGCCACTTTCAGATCATCCACCGCAAGTCGCGCGCGCTCGATCAGCGCGATGGCGCCTGTGGCGACCTGCCGGTCGGCAGCGGCCAGGCTCTCGGCCGAGGCACGGCGATCTTCCTCGGCGATGCGGCTCAGTTCCTGTGCGGCCTTCAACCCGAAGTACGCTTCCCGCAGCGCCACCTGCTGCTGGCGGCGGCCATCGAGCAGGCTCAGCTGGGCCGCCTCGACCAGGGCATCGGCCTGGCGCATGCGCCAGCCCCGCTTGCCGCCGCGCTCCCACGTCCAGCCCAGGCCGAGCGTGGAATCCACGCGCTTGTCCTTCCAACGGCCCGGGCCGATCCCTTCCTGGCGGCTGATCTTGGAGGTGCCCACGCTCAGCTCGGGGCTGGGCCGGCGCGCGGCGCTCTGCGCATCGCCCTGCGTGCCGCGCAGTTCGATCGCAGCGGCCAGCAGGTCGGGATTGTGCTGTGCCATGACGCGCTCCGCCTCGGCCAAGGTAAGCGCGGAGACCGTGGCAGGCGCGATCATCAATGCCGCGATCAGCGCGGCACATCGGGTGGTGGTATTCATTGCCGACACGGTAAGGTGCAGCGCTTTCGTCAAACTTTCCCGAACCTTGCGTCAACCTTGCAATGCGCATTCTGCTGATTGAAGACGACGCCGCACTGGCCGATGGCCTGGTGCGCGCCCTGACCCGCGCCGGTCACGCCTGCGACCCTCTCGCCCGCGGCCTGGCCGCGCCGTCGGCCCTGGCCAGCGTCAGCTACGACCTGGTCGTGCTGGACCTGTCACTGCCGGACATCGATGGCCTGGAGCTGCTGGCGCGGCTGCGGCAGCACGGCTTCAGCGTGCCGGTGCTGATTCTCACCGCACGCGACGGCGTGGAGGACCGGATCCGCGGCCTGGACAGCGGCGGCGATGATTACCTGGCCAAGGCATTCGCGCTCGGGGAACTTGAAGCCCGTCTGCGCGCGCTTGCACGCCGCCAGTCTACCGCCCCCGCCGTGCGTCAGCTCGGCGCGCTGCGGCTGGACACCGGGACCCGCGAACTGCGCGTTGGCGATCAGCCGCTGGAACTCACCGCGCGTGAACTCGCGCTCATGGAAGTCCTGCTGCAGCAGCCGGGCCGGATCGTGGCCAAACAGCGCCTGTTCGATGCGGTCTACAGCTGGGATCACGACGCCAGCCTGTCGGTGATCGAGGTCCACGTCAGCCGGTTGCGCCGCAAGCTGCAGGTAGCCGGCGCCAAGGTTGGCATCCGCATGCTGCGTGGCCTGGGCTATCGGCTGGAAGCCTGCGATGACTGAGGCGCCCTACAGCCTGCGTGGCGTGCTGCTGCGGCGCCTGTGGCTGCCGCTGCTGGTGCTGCTGCTGGCCAGTGCCGTGGGCTCGTTCGTATTGGCCAGGCACTACGCCGAGCAGGTTTACGACCGCTGGTTGCTGGACTCGGCCATGTCGCTGGCGCAGCTGACCGAGGTCCGCGGCGACACCGTCCACATGGAGATCTCCCCCGCCGTCTCGCGCATGTTCACCTGGGACACCGTGGACCGGATCTACGGCGAGGTAACCCGTGCCGACGGCACGCGCCTGTATGGTGCAGCCGTCCTGCCTGGTGGCACGGCGCTGCAGGCCGAAGGCGCCGACGACAGCTCGGCCCGCACTTACTACGATGCCGTGATCGATGGGCAGGACGTGCGCGTTGTGCAGGTCGCGATGACACCCCCCGGCGCTGCCGCCCCGATCCTGATCCGCGTGGCCGAGACCCGCACCAAGCGGCTGCGCCTGGAGCATCGCCTGCTGTTGGCGAGCATCCCGCTGCAGGGCACGATCCTGCTGTTGGCGGCATGGCTGGCGTGGTCGGGCACGGGCGCAGCGGCGCGGCACACCAACGGTGCCGCGCGACGG contains the following coding sequences:
- a CDS encoding response regulator — protein: MRILLIEDDAALADGLVRALTRAGHACDPLARGLAAPSALASVSYDLVVLDLSLPDIDGLELLARLRQHGFSVPVLILTARDGVEDRIRGLDSGGDDYLAKAFALGELEARLRALARRQSTAPAVRQLGALRLDTGTRELRVGDQPLELTARELALMEVLLQQPGRIVAKQRLFDAVYSWDHDASLSVIEVHVSRLRRKLQVAGAKVGIRMLRGLGYRLEACDD